Below is a window of Actinomycetota bacterium DNA.
GGCCTGGACGAAACGAACGACGCCCGAAAGCGACTCGTGGTCCGTCAGCGCCACTGCCCTCATGCCCGCGGCGGCCGCGGCGACCGCCAGCTCCTCGGGTCTTATGGCGCCGTCGCGAAGAGAGAACGTGGAGTGGCAGTGCAAATGGACGAAGCCGCCTCCGTCGCACCGCCGCGGGATGGACGTCACCTCAGTCCCAGACCCTGTCCAGCCGCCACACGTCGCTGTCCATGTCGCGCGTGATGTCGAAGATCCCGGGAGCCGCCTCACCGTCACCGGCTTCCACGCGCCAGCACTCCAGTCGCTGCCCCTGCCCCGGCGACGCCGCGCGCGCGCTTTTGGCCATCGGCCGGACGGGCCCGCCGTCGGCCCACCACGACCCCCGCTCCCTCCATCGGCGCAGCACGCGAGTCACCGCATAGGACCGCCCCCGCCACCGGAACGTCTCGGGGTAGACGAGGGCGGCTACGTCAATCGGTTCCCCGTACCTGTGCGCCATAGGGAACACATGTTCGCATCAGCGTCAAGTGGGGCCGCTTCCGGGCCTGAACCGAGCCGAAAAGGGCCTCAACCCAAGATCGAGGGTTTGCCGCAAACACGTGTAGACACGAAAGGTCGCCATCGCTGTCAATGAAAAACCCTTGATACGAGGGGACTCGCAGAGTTCGCGCAGCCAACTCGCC
It encodes the following:
- a CDS encoding DUF6504 family protein, producing MAHRYGEPIDVAALVYPETFRWRGRSYAVTRVLRRWRERGSWWADGGPVRPMAKSARAASPGQGQRLECWRVEAGDGEAAPGIFDITRDMDSDVWRLDRVWD